CAAGCACGGCCGGAGAAATTTGGCAAACAGGGACACTTGCCGTTTGGTGTACAAATGCTGGAAGCACTACCAGAATCACTACAACTGCACGTCTTACATTCTGGATGGCCCCAGTAACTTGGCTGACATTGGTCGCATCGAGGTCCTCCATATCCTGGTTTGCAGATACATTGGCCGTTTTCTTTATCACAAACTTCCTTGACAGTTCCTCGAGGATCGCAGTTACAGTCTGTCACACATAAACAAAGATTAAATACAggcttttactttttcaaaCGCGAAATATTATGTTACATGTGCAAGTCGGGTAATTGAAGAAGCCGTGTTCACAACGTTCGCAGGCCCGCCCTCCGAAGTTATGATCACACTGGCATTGACCATTCTCAAGATCACAAGCATCAGAGATTGATCCTGGAGCTTCACACTGACACGCTAATGGGAAGAAAAGTAAGCAACTAAACCATCATGTAAGGTATAACCTTTGACGGAAATTAGTTACGTGTGCATTCGGGGAAGTTGAAGTAGCCTTCAGCGCACTGGTCGCAATTATTTCCGGCATAGTTATATTTGCAGGGACATTGGCCTCCGCCAACTTCGCAGACATTATCGCGAGTTCCGTTAGTATGACAATCGCAGGGTCGGCATTGTGGGTATCCGTAATAGCCGAAACTACATTGATCACAAAGTGGGGAGAGAAACTCGGGTCGACATTCGCATTGACCGCTACCTTCCGCACAATTTCCAGTCGAGAAAAAGTCGTCGCACTGGCATGctaaggaaaacgaaaaaaatcagATTCAACAATAAAAAGTTTACACATTTCGTTTTCCCACTTACGTTGGCATACGTCGGTAGCATTAAGAGGTTTATCATAAGGACGGTAAAACGTTGGCTTGCATTCGTTACAGTTGATGCCTTGTGTGTTGTGGCGACAATTTTGGCACACACCTCCACCTTCGTATTGACCGTTGATATCCAATGAAGTGCCCAAACGATCGACATCCGGATTGTACAAACACTCGTCAGTATGTCCAAAGCAATTGCACGCTgtaatcatgaaaaaaaagcattaagtAATTGATACAAAACTTGATATAGCAGATATTCCTACGTTCGCAAGAGAACGGATCGTACGCCTTAGACTGCTTCCAGGCTTTTTGAACGAATCCTGGACAGCATCGTTCACATTGCGCTCCACACGTGTTGTGCTGGCAACGGCATAGTAATTTGTAAGCGTCTTCGGGATCAGTAATGTCACAAGATTCAGCATGTCCGTTACAAACACATCGTCCACCAATCGAAATATCACGGATTGAATAGAAAAACTATACAAAAGACAAATAgtataaatataatttaaaCTTAATAGCCATTTAAAATAATTGCAAAACGTACCCGACGAGTTAGAGTAAAATCGTTGCGAGAAAAGTTGATCCATTGACCAAGCAACGTTTTCGGACGCAAAAGTCTCATCCGGATATTTGTTGCTTTTGTCCATTCTTGTAGAACCGTCGAATTGTAGAAATTTGTAGAGGATGGGCGGTTATTTAGCAGTGATACAACAATCTGTTTGGGAAGAAATGAAGAGAACGTAACTGCAGGACGCTTCACTCCAGACTCATAAAATTTTTAGAATAATGGGTgcaggaaacgaaaaaagctACCCCCGCCCCTCGCTTTTGCTAAATGCCCCCAAACTATTGAGAAACTAGTTGCCACGTGTTTGTTATATCGCAACCTTGAACAATATTGATAATGACGCAATTACCTCTCCGTCTTCCAGTGGTACTACTTTCGAAAACTGTGTTTCACAAATGACAGAGTCGTCTCTCGAAATAGGATCGATCGTCTCGGGCCCAAACAGATCAACGCAGTCACTAAAAAAGGGCAGATATTAATTGCAAAATGATATAATTTCAAACACATTGGAATTTAGCTCATGGTTTACCTTACTGTGTCAGCAAAATACTGCCACGGCGCATACGTAATTCCTGTTAATAATCCGACAGTTAATCATACGCGTTTATGGAATACCGTATTAATGAATAATATTTGCCATTATCAGTGGAACGTTCTAATATCCAGACTCCAGGTCGAGGCGAATTTCCCATTTTGATGAAAACATAGGCGACGTGAAATTCCTAGGATAATATTCAAGATTAGTTCTTAATAtcgcgtgaaaaaaaaggggggcccTTATCGACTCGATAGAAAAAATAGTGCAGTCGGCCAATAGTTTGACAGATGTCCGTCATTTGTATACATGGATTTCTCATGTTTACGCAAACTTCAAACCCTAGCCGTAGGAAACGAACCGCTGGAAATAACATCAATTAAAGCTCCCCTCCACCCACTCCCTGGCGCCCTTCAAGTATTTCAAGAGGATGCGATGGACTATTGacttgaaaacaaatgttgtTTACTTtaagttgaaagaaaatataatcAGGCCAAATAACACAGAATCCCATTCTACATTTGGTGTAACTATAAACCGTAGTCAAAACTAAATGATAAGACGGTATGTGATATTTACAAATCTATAGAAATTTATGGGTGACAAGTATATGGTGACTGGAACCATCTGATACGAGCTTAACGGGAAGTGGGTGTTCACCGACAGTGATGGCCCTTCGCAGATTAGAAGCAGCAGACTATCGGGTCCGGAAAGTCCAAGTTCTAAATTTTACGAATGAGTATCGAGGAGAGCGTTAAAATGCGTCCCATTCCAAATTTTCGCAGCTTCACAATCATTGTGATGAGTAGGGACATTCTAATGAACTGACTGTTGAGAATGCAGACAACCAGTCAAGAGCGCAAATGGAAACCACATGTGCGCGTCTTGTCGGTGTATTTTTCTAGCTCCCCCAGCTTCCCTTCTTCCCCTCGGATTTTATTTCTGTTAGACCTCGACTGACTACTATCTCATCGCTCCCTCTCTCTAGCTTTTGAAGTTCAAAAGGCCTTCTCCGATTTCTGAAATTGACCGCTGCTAACCCGATGCTTTTTTCTCTCGGTCCCCTACGGAGCCGACGTAGAAGCTGTagttccttcttcttctcatcGAGACGAAGTTGACGACAaaaccacattttttttcttcttcccattcatttttaaaacctattttgttttatgtaaTGCTTTTAACAACATACCTGTCCCAAGTCGATAGTTAAGTTAACCGCGGCGTATTTCAATCCACGAGACATGGGCGGGCTCTGCCACCAGTTGGAGGTACCATCAATGGCATTGGAAGCCGGATGGCTTCGTTTAGGATCTGATGGGTCACATGTGTCGCAAATCTAGTattcagagaaaaaaatgcattttaaaatgataatcgtaaaaaaattgtaagaatTCTTTAGCGGTGCGATTCTCTCGgcgcgtttttttcttctacttaaTGCATTCCGAAATAACGGTTAAGAAAATACGTGATACATACCTGTCCTTTGATAATGTTGATATCTTCACCAGGATCCAAATTACTTGTGCTGCTGCCAACCAGTTTACAATATAATTCGGGTCCAGTGACATCTTCTCCGCACGTGgctaaatgaaaaattttgtagGTTAACGCTACATGTTTTCTAGCTATTTCTACTTTATTGGGTCTTTAAAAATTACGTATATTCTGTATAAAAGTATGTTATACCTGAGGCGTAAATTCGTCGATTGTCTGCAAGATTGAAATAAGGCGGAGACAATCCTCCATCGACAACTTGAATTTTTGGAATGGGATCACGCTGAGCACTcacaaaataaatgtaaaaaatcaCTATCACCGCAGTGAAAAGTGACGGGCCTTCTCTGACACCCATCTTGACTCGGCGTCCTCTGCCTACAGTTTGACGATATTCTCAAGCTTTTAGCTTTAAAACTACCCATAAAGCTATCGGCACAGTCGCCTCTCTTCTTCGTTGCTGTACATGCCAACTGTTTTGTTTGGGCCCTCCCCATTTtcgtctctctttctttcaatGAAAGATTTCACAACGAAAAGGTTAGTGGATGGATATGTATACTGGAAAATATAAATGCACAAGCGataattcaaatttctttgtttttcagtcttacatttgaaatttcttgttgCAGCGCCACTGGGATCCGTAGTGACATGAATCAGACGGTAGAGGCTGGGGGCGTGTCCTTAgcctgttgaaaaaaattttttataaaaaacaataacaaatcgCACTTTGAACCTGAGGCTCAGAGAGAGAGTTTAATTTTATGCCATTGATGGTGCATAAAATTGATAACAGAGAAGCAAATACTCCCATATTTGCCGTAACTTTTTTCTCGTAAAGCAAATTTTACGATATTCCTGTATCAATCTCTCGGTAACAAACTTGTaagaattagattttttttaaattatgtaCTAACCgttatttttctcttcaaagCATGATGACGGAGCTAAAACGTGTATGTGTACTGGGAGCTGGTATTGTGGGAATGACAACCGCTTTGATGCTGAAAGAGAAACATGCTGAAGTGGATGTCACAGTCATCGCAGACAAATTCGAACAAGATACATTGAGTGATGTTGCTGCAGGCATATTCAGGCCATCAACAAGTTTCAAAGGACCTACTCCAGAAATTACAAAGTAAAATTAATAAATCAAATAGCCACCTTTGTGCACTAATAGTATATCTTGCTGATGCAATTTTTCACATTATTTAAATGAtaagtttgttatttttggtAGGCAATGGCTTGTAGATGCCTACCATCATTATAAGGCAATCCAAGACTCCAAAGAAGCTGCTGAAGCTGGGGTGCAGGAAGTGTCTGGCTACGTGCTATCTTCAAAGCATCCTGAAGTAACCAAGGTAAACCATAAGTTATGTGGAAAAGTaacatttcaaatcaaaatattattttttcagaATCAATTTTTGGAAGGTCTTTTACCAGTGTATCGTCCTGCAGATGAGCTTGAACTTAAAATTTGTCCGGGCAACTGGAAATATGGAGCCTTCTTTACCACACTTGTAATCGAAAGTCGCTACCATCTTCCTTGGCTTCGAAAAAAGTACGATGGACCACTGTCTGGAAGTTTATTTCACTTGACGTGCTGCGTcatctaaaaattaaaaaaaaattcatttccacATCAATTTCAGATTTGAGATGCTTGGTGGGAAAATcatgaagaaaacaattgacaGTTTCAACGACGTAAACGATTACGACTTAGTAATGAACTGTACGGGATTCGGAGCTAAAAAACTGTGTTTGGACCATGACCTTGTACCCATACGTGGGCAAGTTTTCAAAGTAAGTATAGCTTTAATTAACGTCTAAAATTACCTGGTAGGATTAATGTACGAAACATAACACTCTTAAGTTAAAATAGGTGAAAGCTCCTTGGGTAAAGATGTTTTTTTACGGAGATTACGACACATACATCATTCCCGGAATCGACTACGTTACTTTGGGTGGTTGCCGTCAATATGACAGCTTTAAGCAAGAAGTTGACAAGTATGATTCTGCCTCTATATGGGAACGTTGCGTAGAGCTTTTGCCAAACTTAGAGAGCGCtgaaattgtaaaagaagtgGCGGGACTTAGACCGCATAGGACACCCGTGCGAGTTGAACGAGAAGCCATTGTTACATCTGGTGGAAAACATCTCCAGGTAtccaaatttcaaaatttttgtttttttcttattcttgtaTGATTTAATTTGTTCAGATTGTTCATCAATATGGCCATGGTGGATATGGAGTAACAACTGCACCAGGTACGGCGAAGTACGCTGTTAAGTTGGCGGAAGATGTATTAGGTGGCCAAAGATCAAAAGTGCACGCCAAACTTTAATATGTTACGGCAGCGTACGGAGCTATAAGGATAGCTCTGAACGTGCAATTTTTTTCCATGGAACTTAGAGTTATAAAGTACAACTTAAAGAATAcccgtctttctttttgtgtatCTTCGAAATCTATAATAAATGTTATGTTGTTAAAACTTAAACTGTTCGGTTGAGTCTGCAAATTTTATAACGATAAAAAAGcgggaatttcaaaaataatttcgtaTAGATATGGAAACGGAATCTATTCTCGAATACAACACCGAATATCCATTCCATTTGATCTCCAGCGTTCAAATGCACTCTTATCAAATTCGTTCGGATACCATTTCATAGAAAAGCAAATGGGGTCGGGATATTCTTCCATTTCTCCAGTTGCCTTTCAAAATGTGACTGTTAGATGGCGCTATTTAGCTCTCTTTACAACCTCAGTCGACTCAACTACGTATCTCAGAACACACtggaaacaacaaagaaacaaacacaaataGGGCGATGTCCGACATAATTTTAGCTAGCTCGAGTGATGTCATCGATTCAAGAGATTCTATCGAAACAGGAAGCGAGTCTTTTGAGCCAGTGTCGAAAAAGCAGCGTAAAGATGAAAGTAACAtcgaaaaaaccaaaaatgtaGACGAAAGACTAGAAACTCGACTAGGGGGTATTTTGTGCTGTTCGGTTTGCCTGGATCTGCCTTCGAGCGCAGTGTatcaggtaatttttttttctccatttagtcgtatttaaatatttttatataatgCTCATATGTTGAAAAATAGCTTATGGTCCATCACATTGTTTGAATATTGCAAATCATTTAATCTATAGCTATTTAAAGTTTACttcaattcaatttctttgttCTGGGTAATACTCTTCCAGGGTCACCTTTTATATTTTGCCTTGAGCTCGAGTATGTGGTTATATCCACAAGGGCTCGCCTTGTTGCTGGGTGTAAATGGGGCCCCCCATTTTACCCTTATACCCTATTAAAATATACTCACATCTGTAAAACATGCAGCATTACCTAATACAAATTATTTGGCataaaacttaaaataatCAAACCCAATTTTGCTTTACTTTCAGTGCTCTAATGGACACTTATCATGTGTGGGCTGCTTTAACCATTTGCTAGCAGATGCTCGTATGGTATGTTGAATTAAATCAGACTATAAACAGCTGATTGACTTAAATGAAAACTTAAATGGCAACCCTAGAGAGATGAGACTGCAACATGTCCCAACTGCCGTACAGAAATCAGTAAAACATTGTCCTCTCGAAATTTAGCTGTGGAAAAAGCTGTTAGTGAGTTGCCAGCTCAGTGTCGTTATTGTTCAAATGAATACTCCAGGTATGCTATGCCTTACCATGATAAAGGTTGATACATGCATACAATACTGTTAACATTTTTATCAACAGAAACACAGTAGAGAAACATGAAAAGGAGCTTTGTGAGGAGAGGTACTTTCTGGCTACAGTTCATACTTAACCCCAAAGGTTAACTAAAAAACTTTAAATGCAGGACCACTATGTGTAAATTCAGCCGTATCGGTTGTCAATGGCGAGGCCCTTTCCATGAAGTCTCGGCAAGTCAAGAACATATAACATAcattgtttaatttttaattgtcTTCTGTTTCATAATTAGGTTCACGAATCTGTGTGCGTTCATCCACACCGGAGTGGCGGTGAATTAATGGAGTATCTTCTCAATATGGATGGAAACCatcaagaagagaaaaagctcTATGCCACTTTGTTTGATTTGCTctcctttgaaaaaattgcattCAGTGGTAAATTCCAAATATTCTTGTTTCAACATTCTGGTGCCTACTCTAGCACATTCCTTTGAGGTCAGATGTTCACTTTCCTTAGCTTAGTATCTGACTACTGCCTCTTTGTTTCCCTTTGCAGGTATACTTGTAAAAGATACCTATATGCCTTTGGCACAAATTCGTTTGACTCATGATCACCGTACAGTTCAATTCCAATTTCACAAGATTGCATATGAAAatcagggggggggggagatccTAAGTAA
The window above is part of the Daphnia carinata strain CSIRO-1 chromosome 7, CSIRO_AGI_Dcar_HiC_V3, whole genome shotgun sequence genome. Proteins encoded here:
- the LOC130690123 gene encoding D-aspartate oxidase-like, which produces MMTELKRVCVLGAGIVGMTTALMLKEKHAEVDVTVIADKFEQDTLSDVAAGIFRPSTSFKGPTPEITKQWLVDAYHHYKAIQDSKEAAEAGVQEVSGYVLSSKHPEVTKNQFLEGLLPVYRPADELELKICPGNWKYGAFFTTLVIESRYHLPWLRKKFEMLGGKIMKKTIDSFNDVNDYDLVMNCTGFGAKKLCLDHDLVPIRGQVFKVKAPWVKMFFYGDYDTYIIPGIDYVTLGGCRQYDSFKQEVDKYDSASIWERCVELLPNLESAEIVKEVAGLRPHRTPVRVEREAIVTSGGKHLQIVHQYGHGGYGVTTAPGTAKYAVKLAEDVLGGQRSKVHAKL
- the LOC130690388 gene encoding zinc finger TRAF-type-containing protein 1 homolog — encoded protein: MSDIILASSSDVIDSRDSIETGSESFEPVSKKQRKDESNIEKTKNVDERLETRLGGILCCSVCLDLPSSAVYQCSNGHLSCVGCFNHLLADARMRDETATCPNCRTEISKTLSSRNLAVEKAVSELPAQCRYCSNEYSRNTVEKHEKELCEERTTMCKFSRIGCQWRGPFHEVSVHESVCVHPHRSGGELMEYLLNMDGNHQEEKKLYATLFDLLSFEKIAFSDVQLKPYRTDEFIHKLYYETSRFYAFSHQWVIKARINADQKDPTQSSERGISYQLILKSKATSPITLYFLMLRGPFGEMQVQPKIYHFEFSESNCESPLVAFPLTDSAECNKVLSGKAINCRLIMFMCPK